From Vigna unguiculata cultivar IT97K-499-35 chromosome 5, ASM411807v1, whole genome shotgun sequence, the proteins below share one genomic window:
- the LOC114183805 gene encoding fimbrin-2-like, with amino-acid sequence MSGHWGILVSDPWLQNQFTQVELRSLKSQFVSMRRESGRLTVGDLASKMSRLKLVGENLSEEERASYIQDLYQNTNEEVDFELFLKVYLKLQTFASSRTGSNAKNSSAFLKAATTTLLHTISESEKASYVAHINNYLAGDEFLKKCLPIDSSTNDLFEIAKDGVLLCKLINVAVPRTIDERAINTKRLLNPWERNENHTLCLNSAKAIGCTVVNIGTQDFIEGRRHLVLGLISQIIKIQLLADLNLKKTPQLVELVSDSEGMEELMSLAPEKILLRWMNFHLKKSSYKKIVMNFSSDVRDAEAYAHLLNVLAPEYTNPSTLAVKNPYERAKLVLEHADKMGCKRYITARDIVEGSPNLNLAFVAHIFQHRNGLSTQTKQSSLLENLLDDTQDSREERAFRLWINSLGNSTYINNVFEDVRNGWVLLETLDKVSPGIVNWKIANKPPIKLPFKKVENCNQVVKIGKQLKFSLVNIAGNDIVQGYKKLILAYLWQLMRYNILQLLKNLRFHSHGKEITDVDILRWANSRVSSSGSQSRMNSFKDKSVTDGIFFLELLSSVQPRAVNWGLVTKGITDQEKMMNATYIISIARKLGCSIFLLPEDITEVNQKMILTLTASIMYWFLKHPLEERTVGGSDSESGSQLETTSNSTLDDSASDSSAEENGSM; translated from the exons ATGTCAGGTCACTGGGGTATTCTTGTTTCAGATCCATGGCTTCAGAACCAGTTCACCCAGGTGGAGCTTCGCAGCTTGAAATCCCAA TTCGTGAGCATGAGGAGGGAGAGTGGAAGGCTTACGGTTGGGGACTTGGCTTCCAAGATGTCAAGGTTGAAGCTTGTGGGAGAGAATCTCAGTGAAGAAGAGAGAGCTTCTTATATACAGGATTTGTATCAGAACACAAATGAAGAGGTTGATTTTGAATTGTTTCTCAAG GTTTACTTAAAACTGCAAACTTTTGCAAGTTCTAGGACGGGGAGTAATGCAAAAAACTCATCAGCGTTCCTCAAGGCTGCAACAACCACATTGCTTCACACAATAAGTGAATCTGAGAAGGCATCATATGTTGCACATATAAATAACTATCTTGCGGGAGATGAATTCCTCAAGAAATGCCTTCCTATTGATTCTTCAACCAATGACCTGTTTGAAATAGCAAAAGATGGTGTTCTTCTTTG TAAGCTGATTAATGTGGCTGTTCCACGGACCATTGATGAAAGGGCAATCAATACAAAAAGATTACTTAATCCATGGGAAAGAAATGAAAACCACACGCTTTGCCTGAACTCTGCTAAAGCAATTGGATGTACAGTAGTCAACATTGGAACTCAAGACTTCATTGAAGGAAGG CGTCATCTGGTGCTTGGATTAATTTCACAGATTATTAAG ATACAACTATTGGCGGATCTGAACCTAAAGAAAACACCTCAGCTTGTGGAGTTGGTCAGTGATAGTGAG GGTATGGAAGAGTTGATGAGTCTGGCACCAGAAAAGATTTTGTTAAGGTGGATGAATTTCCATTTGAAGAAATCAAGTTACAAGAAGATAGTCATGAACTTCTCCTCTGATGTTAGG GATGCAGAAGCTTATGCTCACCTTCTAAATGTTCTTGCACCTGAATACACTAATCCATCCACATTGGCTGTCAAAAATCCTTACGAACGAGCAAAATTAGTTCTTGAACATGCTGATAAGATGGGTTGTAAGCGATACATAACAGCAAGAGATATAGTGGAAGGTTCCCCAAATCTTAACCTTGCTTTTGTTGCACATATTTTTCAACACAG GAATGGACTATCAACTCAGACAAAACAGAGTTCTCTCCTTGAAAACTTGTTAGATGACACCCAAGACTCTAGAGAAGAGAGAGCATTTCGCCTCTGGATCAATAGCCTTGGAAATTCAACATACATCAACAATGTCTTTGAGGATGTTAGAAACGG GTGGGTACTCCTGGAGACTCTTGACAAAGTGTCACCAGGGATAGTGAATTGGAAGATTGCTAATAAGCCACCTATTAAGTTGCCATTCAAAAAAGTAGAGAACTGCAATCAAGTTGTGAAAATAGGGAAACAACTTAAATTTTCCCTGGTAAATATTGCTGGGAATGACATTGTGCAGggctataaaaaattaatactag CATATTTGTGGCAGTTGATGCGATACAACATCCTTCAACTCCTAAAAAACTTGAGATTTCACTCTCATGGGAAGGAAATAACTGATGTTGATATTCTGAGATGGGCAAACAGCAGAGTCAGCAGTTCAGGAAGTCAAAGCCGAATGAATAGTTTCAAG GACAAGAGTGTAACAGATGGAATTTTTTTCCTTGAGCTTCTTAGTTCTGTGCAACCTAGAGCTGTAAATTGGGGTCTTGTAACAAAAGGAATAACTg ATCAGGAGAAAATGATGAATGCCACCTACATTATCAGTATTGCAAGAAAGCTTGGATGTTCAATATTCTTGCTTCCTGAAGACATCACTGAG GTGAATCAAAAGATGATCCTTACTCTAACAGCTAGCATAATGTATTGGTTCTTGAAACACCCTCTTGAAGAAAGAACAGTAGGGGGTTCAGACAGTGAGAGTGGGAGCCAATTGGAGACTACATCAAATTCAACACTGGATGATTCTGCTTCTGACTCTTCAGCAGAAGAGAATGGAAGCATGTAA